A single region of the Leptodactylus fuscus isolate aLepFus1 chromosome 5, aLepFus1.hap2, whole genome shotgun sequence genome encodes:
- the LOC142202483 gene encoding olfactory receptor 5G9-like, with the protein MCEENQTQVTQIRLLGFRGLNKFKILLFIVFLLIYIFILVGNLLIILLVTTIDHLKTPMFFFLKHLSTADVLQTTTVVPVMLDIVFVHEGILPLWGCMMQLFLFGIFEFVQCFLLAVMSYDRYLAICHPLRYSSLMGPDLCLQLVVWSWLIIIFMIVSESVVVIRFNYCGLNSIDHFFCDIRPLLDLATSDISMFIWLDLVLCIIVLFLPFAFIILTYCCIFFSILKISSAYGKRKAFSTCSSHLTTVCIYYGTLMTVYMVPTDESTSYIGKYRSLLYIIVTPLMNPIIYSLRNKEMKRAMEKMMSCICHNGWRR; encoded by the coding sequence ACACAAGTCACTCAGATACGTCTTCTTGGATTCCGAGGTCTGAACAAATTTAAAATTCTTCTATTCATCGTGTTCCTCTTGATTTACATATTTATACTGGTTGGAAACCTTCTGATCATCCTATTAGTGACCACTATTGACCACCTGAAGACCCCAATGTTCTTCTTTCTGAAACATTTATCCACAGCTGATGTCTTACAAACCACCACTGTTGTCCCCGTGATGTTGGACATAGTATTTGTCCATGAGGGCATTTTACCCTTGTGGGGTTGTATGATGCAATTGTTTTTGTTCGGTATATTTGAATTTGTTCAATGTTTCCTCCTTGCCGTCATGTCCTACGATCGATATTTGGCCATTTGCCATCCATTACGTTATTCTTCACTGATGGGTCCAGATCTTTGTCTCCAGCTTGTTGTCTGGTCATGGCTTATAATCATTTTCATGATTGTCAGTGAGTCAGTTGTCGTCATCCGTTTTAACTACTGTGGCTTGAATTCCATTGACCACTTTTTCTGTGACATTAGACCGTTATTGGATTTGGCTACGTCAGACATTTCTATGTTCATTTGGCTAGACCTTGTTCTTTGCATAATCGTTCTTTTTCTCCCATTTGCTTTTATCATTCTGACCTACTGTTGTATTTTCTTCTCCATCCTTAAAATTTCTTCGGCTTATGGTAAAAGAAAAGCCTTCTCCACTTGTAGCTCCCACCTGAccactgtctgtatatattaTGGAACCCTAATGACAGTATATATGGTCCCAACTGATGAGAGCACATCTTATATCGGTAAATACAGATCCCTGTTGTACATTATTGTCACCCCATTGATGAATCCCATTATCTACAGCTTGAGGAACAAAGAGATGAAGAGAGCTATGGAGAAAATGATGAGTTGCATCTGTCACAATGGATGGAGAAGATGA